In one window of Methanosarcina vacuolata Z-761 DNA:
- a CDS encoding cupredoxin domain-containing protein, which produces MKTKKIILLLIALSVIISGCLSSEDEKDNGKKDREASGSSGGSQRQREVRTPVGMQEETWTPEKTETEGEMCTPEKTETKEETGTQEETGTQVDLDTPEDAGISGMTNEPEMEQTEAWTGERGQAGTIQPGETVPTSHLVRLKNYLMIPSSLKINIGDTVVWRNYQESSVLTLTSKERLFEDQRLVYGNTLEYTFNESGSYNFSVKGYPKMQTTITVK; this is translated from the coding sequence TTGAAAACAAAAAAAATAATTCTCCTCCTGATAGCCCTATCAGTAATAATATCAGGCTGCCTGAGCTCGGAAGACGAAAAGGATAATGGGAAAAAAGACCGAGAGGCAAGCGGCAGTTCAGGAGGTTCGCAAAGACAAAGAGAAGTGAGAACGCCCGTAGGAATGCAGGAAGAAACGTGGACGCCGGAAAAAACGGAAACTGAAGGGGAAATGTGTACACCGGAAAAAACGGAAACAAAGGAAGAAACGGGAACTCAGGAAGAAACGGGAACACAGGTAGATTTAGACACGCCAGAAGACGCGGGAATTTCCGGAATGACTAATGAACCTGAGATGGAGCAAACAGAAGCCTGGACCGGGGAAAGGGGGCAAGCTGGAACCATCCAGCCTGGTGAAACAGTACCGACGTCACATCTTGTAAGGCTTAAGAATTATCTTATGATTCCTTCAAGCCTGAAAATCAATATAGGAGATACAGTTGTTTGGAGAAATTACCAGGAGTCCAGTGTGCTTACCCTGACCAGCAAGGAGCGCCTTTTCGAGGACCAAAGGCTTGTATATGGAAATACTCTGGAGTATACGTTCAATGAGTCAGGAAGCTACAATTTCAGTGTAAAAGGATATCCTAAAATGCAGACGACCATCACTGTAAAATAA
- a CDS encoding tRNA (guanine(10)-N(2))-dimethyltransferase, translating to MTYKTIVEGTTKVSVPVPPPDATFPPSAAPVFYNPEMELNRDINVAATAAFVKRLLSRKELLREEVRYVDAFSASGIRGLRIAGEVGIHATMNDWSPEAFELIKENIKINGLEEKTLATRKSANVLLHEQKYHIVDIDPFGTPSPFLDAASASVRSMLSVTATDTAPLCGAHLKAGIRKYAAVPLNTEYHSEMGLRVLLGACARELAKHEKGMSPLLSHVTRHYVRAYLDVLPGTKQTDRTLKSIGFSIHCPKCGFRGPVYGLAVHIEKECPVCGASTQIAGPLWLGPFREQAFCDEVISELEVHPLNTKDKAKKIITFCRDELDIPMFYDQHVICKELGASATGIEILIIALKAHGFEASRTHFSGTSFRTDAPIAEIKEIIRALSE from the coding sequence ATGACATATAAAACTATAGTCGAAGGCACAACAAAGGTTTCAGTTCCGGTACCGCCTCCGGATGCAACCTTCCCTCCCTCGGCAGCTCCGGTTTTTTACAATCCGGAGATGGAGCTTAACCGCGATATTAATGTTGCAGCTACGGCTGCATTTGTGAAAAGGCTTCTTTCGAGAAAAGAGCTTCTCAGGGAAGAAGTCCGCTATGTGGACGCTTTTTCAGCGTCAGGGATAAGGGGGCTTCGGATTGCAGGCGAAGTAGGGATCCATGCGACTATGAATGACTGGAGTCCCGAAGCGTTTGAACTTATAAAGGAAAATATCAAAATTAACGGGCTTGAGGAAAAAACCCTGGCTACCCGCAAGAGTGCAAATGTGCTGCTTCACGAGCAAAAATACCATATCGTGGACATTGACCCTTTTGGTACTCCTTCGCCCTTCCTGGACGCAGCATCAGCCTCGGTCAGGAGTATGCTGTCGGTTACAGCAACAGATACTGCTCCCTTATGCGGGGCCCACCTGAAAGCCGGGATACGGAAATATGCGGCTGTACCCCTTAATACGGAATATCACAGTGAAATGGGGCTTCGAGTCCTCCTGGGGGCGTGTGCCAGAGAGCTTGCAAAGCATGAAAAAGGAATGTCACCTCTGCTTTCCCATGTGACGCGCCATTATGTTCGCGCATACCTCGACGTCCTCCCTGGAACAAAACAAACTGACCGAACTCTAAAGTCAATAGGCTTCAGTATTCATTGTCCGAAATGCGGGTTTAGAGGGCCTGTATACGGACTTGCAGTACATATCGAGAAAGAATGCCCTGTTTGTGGGGCTTCCACACAAATTGCAGGCCCTCTATGGCTTGGGCCATTCAGGGAACAGGCATTCTGTGATGAGGTTATTTCCGAACTTGAAGTGCATCCTCTAAACACAAAAGATAAAGCAAAAAAAATAATTACTTTCTGCAGGGACGAGCTCGATATCCCGATGTTCTATGACCAGCATGTTATCTGTAAAGAACTTGGAGCTTCTGCAACCGGGATCGAAATCCTGATAATAGCCCTTAAAGCCCACGGATTTGAAGCATCAAGGACTCATTTCAGCGGTACTTCATTCCGAACCGATGCGCCTATTGCAGAAATTAAGGAAATAATCAGGGCGCTTTCAGAGTGA
- a CDS encoding MarR family winged helix-turn-helix transcriptional regulator codes for MSDENPEKLFLQEKPTRALLFIGSMGKTYASVISKEIDSTFAHTTRILAKMEQCGLIRFTFEGRIKFVELTEYGREVEAALKEFRDLIEEEPLKDKKEESLDNGPEREEAVEKEGGQGSEQAEELDPLNAEIFEKIQKLRNKIEGIHRDAIKQGDSKDTISRKLGPYSRDIKKLQNQIERAESPINETVISALEESEKLLEAYLRS; via the coding sequence ATGTCCGACGAAAATCCAGAAAAGTTGTTTTTGCAGGAAAAACCCACTCGTGCGCTGCTGTTTATAGGCTCAATGGGTAAGACCTATGCGTCTGTCATTTCTAAAGAGATAGACTCCACTTTTGCCCATACAACAAGGATCCTCGCGAAAATGGAACAGTGCGGACTTATAAGATTCACATTCGAGGGGCGGATAAAGTTTGTCGAACTTACAGAATACGGAAGAGAGGTCGAAGCTGCTCTTAAAGAGTTCAGGGATTTAATTGAAGAGGAGCCTTTGAAGGATAAGAAAGAGGAGTCTCTGGATAATGGTCCTGAAAGGGAAGAAGCTGTAGAAAAGGAAGGCGGTCAAGGATCTGAACAGGCAGAAGAGCTTGACCCTCTGAATGCCGAAATTTTTGAGAAAATCCAAAAACTCAGGAACAAAATCGAAGGTATCCATAGGGACGCAATCAAGCAGGGAGATAGTAAGGATACAATTTCCCGGAAACTTGGCCCTTATAGCAGGGACATTAAAAAACTTCAGAATCAGATTGAAAGGGCAGAAAGCCCCATTAATGAGACTGTAATCTCAGCTCTGGAAGAAAGTGAAAAGCTTCTGGAAGCTTACCTCAGGAGCTGA
- a CDS encoding DUF2110 family protein, translating to MIKVVTLQHIYGKNRERMAGLLKTLVENELKDLEVKIAISITPENWVEFTLEGEDEEVSANLLATRYGTPAKKAEPGKVYLGFLQAFGEDAFLVNIGVPVKVETEDLKALGSGKSKQLASRFGLIPHLPVEIEVIKANKNLKARLTKKQLDIWWGWKKAATDRVTVNGATRSEIKSAIKKTGHGRDIYEIERLGLLEHAIVCRENTDGPGIVAAIGPRLKSEMGVVIGDAR from the coding sequence ATGATAAAAGTTGTAACCCTCCAGCATATTTACGGAAAGAACCGGGAAAGAATGGCTGGGCTTTTGAAAACTCTGGTCGAGAATGAATTGAAAGACCTTGAAGTAAAAATTGCGATTTCTATTACCCCTGAAAACTGGGTTGAGTTCACCCTTGAAGGCGAGGATGAGGAAGTGTCTGCGAATCTGCTGGCCACCAGATATGGGACACCTGCAAAAAAAGCTGAACCCGGAAAGGTGTATCTGGGTTTTCTCCAGGCTTTCGGAGAGGACGCTTTTCTGGTCAATATCGGGGTGCCTGTAAAAGTTGAAACCGAAGACCTGAAAGCTCTGGGCAGCGGAAAGTCAAAACAGCTTGCCTCGAGATTCGGCCTTATCCCCCATTTGCCGGTTGAGATTGAGGTTATTAAGGCTAATAAGAATTTAAAAGCTCGTCTCACCAAAAAGCAGCTTGATATCTGGTGGGGATGGAAAAAAGCAGCTACTGATAGGGTAACTGTTAACGGGGCAACCCGCTCGGAAATCAAAAGCGCGATTAAAAAAACAGGTCATGGAAGGGACATTTACGAAATCGAGCGCCTTGGGTTGCTGGAACATGCAATCGTCTGCCGGGAAAACACCGACGGGCCTGGTATAGTTGCAGCAATAGGGCCTCGCCTGAAATCCGAGATGGGAGTCGTAATCGGTGACGCTCGCTGA
- a CDS encoding V4R domain-containing protein, whose amino-acid sequence MAKPENKTEFFYNDNGLVAIGSPVKLQILNLLREEPRSFDEIVKFTAKAKSTISVHLNNLRSCELVEENFDPVDRRRKIYYLTSRYMGCSQEPFTEHYRSLLEKVPACGNNRSCFTEILLHALYFGFEAYGIDNTPVVKIIGTDLGRSVSHIFESETPEELLREIGDFLEFQGKCRVTVLVDPPALQIEDNFKARSTPIIGKPFCTLTEGIIEGILKGKLEKEYRVTETECYGSGHKHCLFKITV is encoded by the coding sequence ATGGCAAAACCTGAGAATAAAACCGAGTTTTTTTACAATGATAACGGACTGGTAGCAATAGGCAGTCCTGTGAAACTCCAGATCCTTAACTTGCTCAGGGAAGAACCCAGGTCGTTTGATGAAATCGTAAAATTTACAGCAAAAGCCAAATCAACTATTTCCGTACACCTCAACAATCTAAGGTCATGCGAGCTTGTGGAAGAAAACTTTGACCCGGTAGATCGCCGCCGAAAAATTTATTATCTCACTTCCCGCTACATGGGCTGTTCTCAGGAGCCTTTCACAGAGCATTACAGAAGTTTACTGGAAAAGGTTCCTGCATGCGGAAACAATAGGTCCTGCTTCACAGAAATCCTGCTCCATGCGCTTTACTTTGGCTTTGAAGCATATGGGATTGATAATACCCCTGTTGTAAAAATAATAGGAACCGATCTCGGAAGATCTGTTTCCCACATTTTTGAATCCGAGACTCCTGAAGAACTCCTGAGGGAAATAGGGGATTTTCTGGAATTCCAGGGGAAGTGCAGGGTTACAGTACTTGTGGACCCTCCTGCTCTTCAGATTGAAGACAATTTCAAAGCCAGATCAACACCGATAATAGGAAAACCTTTTTGCACCTTAACGGAAGGTATTATTGAGGGAATTCTCAAAGGAAAACTCGAGAAGGAGTACAGAGTTACCGAGACCGAGTGTTACGGATCAGGACATAAACACTGCCTTTTTAAGATAACAGTATAA